CCAGCGCCGAACGGCCCAGCGCGTAGGCGTAGCTCGCGGTGCTGGGGAAGCTCTCACGGTGGCCCGGGAGTCGGATGACCAGCGACGCATCCCGCTGGAGCACGTCCTCCAGGTCCCGCATGGAGGTGGCCGCGATGAACGGGTTGATGCCATTGACGTGCATCAGGTTCGACAGCGAGTGGTAGACGCGCCCGTCGATGAACCCCAGCATGTTCTGGAAGGCCGGCGTCTGGTCGTGCAGCGCCTTCGCGTCCGCGCCCTTCATGCGGCGCAGCAGGTCGTAGAAGATGACCTCGTAGAAGTAGCTGGCCAGCGAGTACGTCAGCGGCGTCGTGACACCCGGGAAGCTCTCCGACACGTTGCCGCAACCCCAGACGCGGATCTTCCGGAAGTCGAAGGCGATGGGCCTCGCCTGCAACACGTGCAGTGTGCCGTCCTCCGTGAAGGTGCCCTCGATGTCCTGGGGCATGCCGAAGCTGCGCTCGATGTCCTTCGCCAGCGCGGCCAGCCGCTTCAGCTCGTCATCCGTCAGACAGGGCGCGTCCCGCAGGGGCTCCGGCACGGGTCGGCTGAGCAGCTCGCCTCCGGGCTCGGGGTTCTCGCAGAGCATGTCCGCCTTGTGGCCCAGCTGCCTTTCGATGTGCCCCGTCTCCGGGTGGATGAAGTAGTGGTCCACCCCTACCCGCTCCTGGACCACACCCTCCCCGATGCCGTGCCCCGCGACGACCAGCGTGCGGCGCTCCGTCGTCTTCGGGTCGCACGTGAAGGCCACGAAGGAACGGCGGCCGGGAATCATCCGCTGCACGCCCACCGCCACCATGAGTCCCCGGACGTCCCGGCCCTGCGCGAGCCGGTAGATGAGCCCCTCCGGCGTGTAGGCGGACGCCCAGCAGCGGCGGATGCGGTCCAGCAGCGTGCCCCTCCGCACGTAGAGGAACGTGGAGCTCACGCCCGCGAATGGATCCGTCTCCGAGTCCTCGCTCTCCTCCAATCCCCGGGCCACCACCGAGGCTCGCACGGCCACCATGCCTCCCGCGCCGAAGGTCCGGTCGAAGGTGTCCAGGATGGTGGCTTCACGCTCGGCGCCCAGGGGGACGTGGAGGAAGAGCTTTTCAATCTCCTCCGCGACGCGGCGGATGTCCTGATGGGAGGTCCGGTCCACCGACGTGGTGAGCCGGTCGATGGAGGACTGGAGGGGCCTCGCCACCTCCTGGAACATCGTGGTGGTGAGGCAGAAGAACTCGGGGACCGGGAAGCCGTGCTTCGCCAGGTGCTGCTGGCGCGCGAACTTCTGGCCGACCTGCTGGGGATCGCTGGCCTCGGTCATCGAGACGAGCGGAAGGGGGGAAGACATGGGAGGGATTCCTTCAGGGTGGAAAGTCATTGAGCGCGCTTCGCAGGGCATCCACCGGGGACCGCGACAACAGGTCCTCCGGCCCGAGCACCTCCGCGAGCCGCGAGACATCCAGACACTGTGATTGGGTCAGCAACTCCAGACGCTCCGCCATCGCCCGGGCACGCCGGCTGGGGACCTCCCGCAGGACTCGCGGGAACCAGGCCGGGGCTCGGACCTTCACGGTGGGACGCTCCAGGCCCAGCCGCTGCGCCACCGTGCCCAGGAACTCCCCGCGCAGGAGCGGCTGTGCATAAGCGACGTTGAGCGCCTGCTGTTCGGGACGCGGCGTCTCCACCATCCGGCTCGCGAGCCGCCAGAGGATGCGGCCCAGGTCATCCACGTCGATGACCGAGCACCCCACCCTGTCGTCCCCGACCTGGACCCCTCGCTTCAGGAGCTTCACCATCGCGGGCAGGACGAACCGGTCCCCGCGCCCGAGGAGGAAGCGCGGCCGGAGCAGCGCCGCGTGGAGGCCGTTCCGGACCGAGTGCTCCATGACGACGTCCTCGGCCGCCACGCGCGAGCGGGCCAGAGCGGTGATGGGACGCAGCGGATGCTCCTCCTTCACGCCCCGGTGCGGCCCCGGGCCATAGACAGACATGGAGCTGCCGAGGAGAACGCCCCGGCAGTCCCCCTGGAGCCGCGTCAGGAGCCGCCGCGTGCCGTCCACGTTGGTCCGTTCGAAGCCCGTTCCATCGGTGTCCCGCTGCTTCATGGCGAGGTGCAGGACGACGTAGGGGTACGGGGGAAACAGCGCCTCGGGGATGCCGTGCAGGTCTCCGCGCACGACGTGCACGCCGTCTCCCCAGTCACGGCCGTCGGGCGAGCGCACCAGCGCGTGCACGAGATGCGCTCCGCGCTGGCGCAGGAAGGCCTGCCCCACCATGCCGGTCGCGCCCGTGAGCACGACGCCGAAGCCGCCTACCAGACCCATGGGACCAGCCGCTTGCGGCTCGCCGCGTACTCGGCGTAGCCAGGGAAGGAGCCCAGCAGGAGCCGCTCCTCGTGCCGGATGCGCAGGAGCACGGCCGGAATGAACATCAGCGCAAACACCGCGATGCCCACGACGGCGGGGAACACCAGCAGGTAGCCCACGTGCGCCAGCAGCATGCCGGTGTACGCCGGATGCCGGAGCCGCCGGTACACGCCTTCCGTGACGAGCAGGCTCGCGTCCGGCAGCCGCACCCGGTGCGAATAGGCCTTCCCCAACGTGCGGATGGCCGTGAGGCGCAGCGACACCCCGGCGATGAAACAGAACAACCCCACCGCGCGCGGCGCGGGGCCCACGTCCAGCGTGGGGAACGCGACCGCGAGCAGGAGGGTGGCCAGCCGCGCAATCGCATACAGCTCCAGCGTGGCGCTGTCCCGCTCCGCGGTGGGCTTGCGCGTCTCCCGCAGCGTCACCCGGCTCTCCACCAGCATCCACGTCAGGTACAGGCCCAGCATCAGCGCCGCGATGGGCCGGCTGTCCTCCGGCGTGCGCAGGACCTGCCGGAGGCCGAGCGGAATGAGCAGCCCCACGCCCGTCACCAGCAGCAGCGTGGGCATCCAACGGTGCAGGTTCTTCATGACGCCTCCTTCGCGCTCAGCGCGCCAATCAGACCGTGGAAGCAGCAGGTGTCCTCCTGCCAGCCCTGCACGGCGATCCACATGCGGGCGCGGCGCCCGACGGTGCGCACCGGCTCCGCCCACTCGGGCAGCCGGAAGCTGACGAAGGTGCGGATGACCACCGGCACGTCGTTGCGCACGAAGCGCCGGAACTCCAAGGACAGCCGCGTCATGATGAGCGACCAGTCCAGGGGCAGCCCCACGCCGTGGATGGTCGCGATGCTCGCCTGCCGCGCCAACTCCGTGAGGAGCATGCCCTGCACGTGCTCGGAGGGATGGTCGAAGACGAACTCCGGGGACTCGGTGAACGCGTTGAACTGCTGGAGCGCGCCCACCCGGCAGGCGTTGGCGAGCAGCACGTTCGCCGGGTCGCGCTTGTGCACCAGCACCGGGTCGATGCGCTCCAGCGGACGGGCCTGCTCCGCCTCACTGAAGGACTGCCGGCCTTCGGAGACGGGGTTGCGCACGGGGATGCGGGCCAGGAGCTCGGAGACGTTCTCCGGCGGGTCCCGCTTCCACGGACCGCCCACGCGCACGCCCACGGGCGTCGCGTCCGCCCACTCCGCCAGCGCGGGGAACTCGGCGGCGCGCGTGCCCAGGTAGAGACCGCAGTGCTCCTGGAGCACGGCGGCCAGGAACTCCGCCTCCTCCACGTCCTTCACCGGGATGCGGCAGGGGTGCTCGACTTCCGGGAGGAGGGGCTCCGGCACCAGCAGGAACGGGACGGCCTCCGGCGACGCCACCCGCACGCGGCGCTCGGGATGGCCTGAATCGGAATCCATGTCTGCCTTTCTCCAGCTGAGGGGGAAAGACAGTCTAGGAATCGCGATGTCTCAACACGAGAACCGGGGAAGGCCCGCTTTCACGCCGAGGAAGAGCAGACCCGGAAGATTCGCGGGGTCTGTTTCATGAACCACCATGACACGTCGCGAAATGCGTCTTGGATTGAGACGGCCGGTGCGGCCGCGGGCTCACTGCGCCTCGCGCGCCACCGGCTCGCAGCGGACCGGCACTTCCAGCTTCTCTCGCCCACCACCCAGGTAGAGGGTGCCCGTGGTGGGCGTCGCGTCGGAGCGCTGGCGACCCACCGCCACGCGCACGGGGTCGCGTGCCTGCGCCCCGCTTGATGGTGAACACATGCGGCAGGTGTGACACCGGCGGGGACGGTGGCTGGCGAACAGTCGAGCGGGCCCCGGGTTGTAGCCGGGCGGGGGCGTGATGACGGTGCGCTCCCAGCAGGACAGGTGGCGGGCAGGCGGGCGTGGGAGGCGGGCATGGGGACGGTCAGCGGTCGTGCGTGGCTTTCGGCGTTGTCGCTGGTGGTGGGCGCGGTCCCGGCGTTCGCGCAGGGCGAGCCCGTCACGCCGGATCCGATGAGCGTGCGTCGGCTGGTGGACGTCACCTCCGAGCCCCACTTCGAGCCCGACTTCAACAGGCCCACGCTGCCGGCCACCGCCGAGCTGAACGGGCGCCTGTACTTCCTCGCCACCGCGCGTGCGGCCGGCACCGGCTACCCGTTCGAGGAGCTCTGGGTGACGGACGGGACGCCCGCGGGCACCCGCTCCGTGCAAGCGGAGCTGCTGCCGCAGGACACGCGCATCGACCCGGGGTCGCTGCGCGCCACGCCCCACCGCCTGTTCTTCACCGCGACGTCGCCGGGCATGGGCCGCGAGCTGTGGACGAGCGACGGCACGCGCGAGGGCACGCACGTCACGCGCGAGCTCAACCCGGGCCGGTTCGACGGCGTCGGCTACCAGGCGCCCGTCTTCGTCGCCGGTGACTTCGTGCTCTTCACGCCCGCGGGCATGGGCGAGACGGAGTTCGACCTCTGGAGGTCGGACGGCACCGAGGCGGGCACCGTGCCCGTGAAGGACATCGACCCGGGGCGCTCCTCGGCCTCCGCCGGCTCCTTCGTGCGCGCGGGGGACACGATCTTCTTCACCGCGCGGAGCCCCCAGGGCCTGGAGCTGTGGCGCACGGACGGCACCGAGGCGGGCACCCGGCTGGTGCGCGACCTCCGTCCCGGCCTGGGCGACTCCACTCCGCTCCAGCTCACCGCCGTGGGCAGCACGCTCTACTTCACCGCCGAGGACGGCCAGCGCGCCCGCTCGCTCTTCAAGTCGGATGGCACCGAGGCAGGCACCGTCCTCGTCATGGAGTTCCTCACCACCAGCACGGGTCCCAGCCTCCACCACTTCACCGCGCTGGGTAACAAACTCCTTTTCATCATCAGCGGCACGTCCCAGGGCATCGAGCTGTGGCGCACGGATGGCACCCTGGCGGGCACCCTGCCGGTGATGACGCTGCCCCGGACGATGCTCGAAGGGCCTCCGGGCGTGACGCTCGTCCCGGTGGGCAACCGCGTCTACGTGATGGGCCGGGGCGGCGCCTCCGGTGATTCGCTGTGGGTGACGGACGGCACCAGCGCGAACACCGTGCGCATCCCGCGTCCCACCGAGTTCGGGCTCGAGTCCGTGCGCGGCTTCACTCCGTTCGAGGGCGGGCTCGCCTACATCGTGACGACGGCCCTGGGCGCGAGCGAGCTGTGGCGCACGGACGGCACCTACGCGGGCACGTCCCGGCTGACGCGGCTGCCGGCGGGCAACCCCTCCGCGCTGCCCACGGGGCTGGTGTCGCTCCAGGGCGCGCTGCTGACGACGGCCGGGGACCCGTGGACGCCGCGCGCCCTGTGGCGCATGGAGCGGGATGATGCGCCGCCGACCTTCGTGTGTCCGGTTGCCCGGGACGTGGCCTCCAACCGGCCCGAGGGCACGCTGGTGCGGAACCTGACCCCGGCGCTGGTGGGCAATCCGTCCCAGGTCTCGGTCCGCACCACCCACCCGGACTCCAGCCTGCTGCGTCTCCACCAGCCCACGCTCGTCACCTCCCAGGCCGAGGACGCCACGGGCCGCCTCGCGTACTGCTCCACCACGATGACGTCGCGGGACCTGACGGGGCCCGCCATCAACGGCTGCCCGACGGAGCTGAC
This genomic stretch from Corallococcus caeni harbors:
- a CDS encoding PEP/pyruvate-binding domain-containing protein, which translates into the protein MSSPLPLVSMTEASDPQQVGQKFARQQHLAKHGFPVPEFFCLTTTMFQEVARPLQSSIDRLTTSVDRTSHQDIRRVAEEIEKLFLHVPLGAEREATILDTFDRTFGAGGMVAVRASVVARGLEESEDSETDPFAGVSSTFLYVRRGTLLDRIRRCWASAYTPEGLIYRLAQGRDVRGLMVAVGVQRMIPGRRSFVAFTCDPKTTERRTLVVAGHGIGEGVVQERVGVDHYFIHPETGHIERQLGHKADMLCENPEPGGELLSRPVPEPLRDAPCLTDDELKRLAALAKDIERSFGMPQDIEGTFTEDGTLHVLQARPIAFDFRKIRVWGCGNVSESFPGVTTPLTYSLASYFYEVIFYDLLRRMKGADAKALHDQTPAFQNMLGFIDGRVYHSLSNLMHVNGINPFIAATSMRDLEDVLQRDASLVIRLPGHRESFPSTASYAYALGRSALGALTVTATFHRDFEAFETWWKQTLAGLRALPVEREDPLVLIHHFRRVWTEVGNWWGLTLINHWYINTCFGLARRLLLKWTGEDPSALLVGLLCGAKPDAGTHALLSAVALAERVRADPALAKRFDEGEAEALWRSINAGEVPPAFARAFREHLSEYGDRGVQELNVERPNLRDTPWDLVRVVQSYARTSVTREELRTSDKARRMEAEAQLATLLQGHPLRKLAIQQLLERLRTVIGLREDSRFWRGQLFGFSKQVFAALGKRMAERGVLDAPLDVHYLTMREVLDHFEGRSVTRNLGELARLRRREQQDNQDRQPPRDFTTVGSVADGIPRAVEAASDDASLFKGIGSSAGIVEGNARVVLDPGAVGSLGKDDILIAKETDPGWLFLMLASGGIVVERGSMLSHTAIAGRKFGIPTVVGVANATTRIPDGARVRVDGSTGTVTLVAA
- a CDS encoding NAD-dependent epimerase/dehydratase family protein; the encoded protein is MGLVGGFGVVLTGATGMVGQAFLRQRGAHLVHALVRSPDGRDWGDGVHVVRGDLHGIPEALFPPYPYVVLHLAMKQRDTDGTGFERTNVDGTRRLLTRLQGDCRGVLLGSSMSVYGPGPHRGVKEEHPLRPITALARSRVAAEDVVMEHSVRNGLHAALLRPRFLLGRGDRFVLPAMVKLLKRGVQVGDDRVGCSVIDVDDLGRILWRLASRMVETPRPEQQALNVAYAQPLLRGEFLGTVAQRLGLERPTVKVRAPAWFPRVLREVPSRRARAMAERLELLTQSQCLDVSRLAEVLGPEDLLSRSPVDALRSALNDFPP
- a CDS encoding methyltransferase family protein produces the protein MKNLHRWMPTLLLVTGVGLLIPLGLRQVLRTPEDSRPIAALMLGLYLTWMLVESRVTLRETRKPTAERDSATLELYAIARLATLLLAVAFPTLDVGPAPRAVGLFCFIAGVSLRLTAIRTLGKAYSHRVRLPDASLLVTEGVYRRLRHPAYTGMLLAHVGYLLVFPAVVGIAVFALMFIPAVLLRIRHEERLLLGSFPGYAEYAASRKRLVPWVW
- a CDS encoding AfsA-related hotdog domain-containing protein, which encodes MDSDSGHPERRVRVASPEAVPFLLVPEPLLPEVEHPCRIPVKDVEEAEFLAAVLQEHCGLYLGTRAAEFPALAEWADATPVGVRVGGPWKRDPPENVSELLARIPVRNPVSEGRQSFSEAEQARPLERIDPVLVHKRDPANVLLANACRVGALQQFNAFTESPEFVFDHPSEHVQGMLLTELARQASIATIHGVGLPLDWSLIMTRLSLEFRRFVRNDVPVVIRTFVSFRLPEWAEPVRTVGRRARMWIAVQGWQEDTCCFHGLIGALSAKEAS
- a CDS encoding HYR domain-containing protein, producing the protein MGTVSGRAWLSALSLVVGAVPAFAQGEPVTPDPMSVRRLVDVTSEPHFEPDFNRPTLPATAELNGRLYFLATARAAGTGYPFEELWVTDGTPAGTRSVQAELLPQDTRIDPGSLRATPHRLFFTATSPGMGRELWTSDGTREGTHVTRELNPGRFDGVGYQAPVFVAGDFVLFTPAGMGETEFDLWRSDGTEAGTVPVKDIDPGRSSASAGSFVRAGDTIFFTARSPQGLELWRTDGTEAGTRLVRDLRPGLGDSTPLQLTAVGSTLYFTAEDGQRARSLFKSDGTEAGTVLVMEFLTTSTGPSLHHFTALGNKLLFIISGTSQGIELWRTDGTLAGTLPVMTLPRTMLEGPPGVTLVPVGNRVYVMGRGGASGDSLWVTDGTSANTVRIPRPTEFGLESVRGFTPFEGGLAYIVTTALGASELWRTDGTYAGTSRLTRLPAGNPSALPTGLVSLQGALLTTAGDPWTPRALWRMERDDAPPTFVCPVARDVASNRPEGTLVRNLTPALVGNPSQVSVRTTHPDSSLLRLHQPTLVTSQAEDATGRLAYCSTTMTSRDLTGPAINGCPTELTLGTRSPQGLTFYYPTPNIQDETSPDVLVTYSPENGSVLPLGTTRVTMTAKDSAGNVSTCAFPVTIRDGQAPTRACKVSEVRVEAEGPQGAHAYWPDPTPTDSISSQVSVKSSHASGDLFPLGLTRVEVISTDESGNSTPCEIQVRVRDSRPPLLTCPQDQTLTTAVMTGTRAEYPLATAEDAVSAADISYSPVVGTPLAPGLHSVQVTAIDAAGNASLCNFHLTVAYDPTSDMRQGLGCSVGSGPSSGVGWVALLALAWTLSRRLKDGRPRG